The Branchiostoma lanceolatum isolate klBraLanc5 chromosome 7, klBraLanc5.hap2, whole genome shotgun sequence nucleotide sequence GCTATTGTTATATACTTAGTCAGTATTCCTATTAAAAGTATGTAAATTTGAATTAGAAATTCTGTGGCTACAAGCCTGGCCCCTTTGTAATAACATTATTGGCTTGTCATTTGAGAAATCTTGTCTGTATGTTATGCAGAAGCTGTACTGGTACAATAAGAAATGAAGTCAAAAGTTCCATCCCAATCACCAGACTTTCAGGCAACCTAAGGCAGCCTTCCTCGGGAGTGTAAAAATGACAAGACCATATCAAACAAGTGaataaattatgtacatgtcttacagaCAAGGGAAGGTTCCCGACTCACCTTGGCCATGAGAAGTCCTTTACAGGCGAGATATTCCTCCTTGGCTTTCTCGGGGAAGTGTTTGAAGGCGACGTCTAAGATGGGGTACCTGCTGGCGAAGAGCAGCCCGCTGTTCAGCACGAAACAGTTCCTGGCGAGGGAGTGGTTCCCCACGTCCCGCACGACGTACCCAAACCACCTGTGCAGCTGGCGCGCCAGCCGGTCCCCCGCCCGCTTGTCGAACACCTCCTGCAGGCACAGGAAGTCCAGCTGGTAGGGGAACACCACGGCAACGTCGTGGGCGACGCCCGGGCGGGGTGGGGGCGGGGCGTCGTGGCGACCGTCCATGACGGCGATGCCCGAGTCGAGCGTTGAGCAGGCGGTGTGGTACAGGCTGGAGCAGGCCGTCATGTACTCCAGGGTGGACGAGGGCGACACCGGGGACAGCGTGCCCTCCGTGGACGTGTCCGACTGGTCCTGGGGGGCGGGGGGAGCGGCCGAGTCTGACAGAGGGGGTGGGGAGGCCCCGTCCAGGGCGGGGAGCCGCTTGATGTGGATCATCTTGTTGCCGGCGTGCGCCCCGGGGATGAAGCCGTTGCACATGACGGGCGCGGGTCTCCTGCTGTCGCTGCAGAGAGAGAACGCGACGTTCGATCCATGCGCATTCGGGACACTCGACCCCTGTGAGTTCGTTGACCCCTGCACGTTTGGTTCGTGCCTGCTACATGATGGCTCTGCGTGAAGCTGGACCGCGTGCACGTTCCCCGACTGGCTGGCGGAGGGCAGGCTGCTGACCCGCGAGTCGAAGCTGTCCACGTCCCGCCGCACCCCCACCCCCGAGTCCGACTGCTCCTCGGACGGGGACTCCACCACGATGTTGATCTTGGGGCTGGTCTGTGAGCTGGCGACGCGGTGCCCGATCTCCCGCGCCCGCCACTGAGTCCTGCGCAGGTTGTTGTACCTGGCGGCGCACTCCGGGAGCAGGCACAGGTTCGCCGTGGCCACGATGAACGACCTGCCGACCCGCGGGTGTTTCCAAGGCACGAAGTGTCTGCCGGTGTCCGGGGAGCAGGAGTAGACGTACGGGTGGCGCCGGCCCTGCAGGGGGGCCCACACCACGAACCCCAGCAGGGCCAGCGGCGCCGTCAACAACGATAAGGCCAAGTAGAAGGGCACGAGGAACGACAGCTGCAGGAAGTGTTCGTAGCACGGGTC carries:
- the LOC136438468 gene encoding sphingomyelin phosphodiesterase 3-like isoform X1, producing MVLHTSEFDSPFLGRLHTGAWALIFPCYWSINHLASLFIATDDELANREEDPCYEHFLQLSFLVPFYLALSLLTAPLALLGFVVWAPLQGRRHPYVYSCSPDTGRHFVPWKHPRVGRSFIVATANLCLLPECAARYNNLRRTQWRAREIGHRVASSQTSPKINIVVESPSEEQSDSGVGVRRDVDSFDSRVSSLPSASQSGNVHAVQLHAEPSCSRHEPNVQGSTNSQGSSVPNAHGSNVAFSLCSDSRRPAPVMCNGFIPGAHAGNKMIHIKRLPALDGASPPPLSDSAAPPAPQDQSDTSTEGTLSPVSPSSTLEYMTACSSLYHTACSTLDSGIAVMDGRHDAPPPPRPGVAHDVAVVFPYQLDFLCLQEVFDKRAGDRLARQLHRWFGYVVRDVGNHSLARNCFVLNSGLLFASRYPILDVAFKHFPEKAKEEYLACKGLLMAKVLLGTTKEQQRIVGYVANTHLQATEGDDQVRLQQLGHIPTWLEEFRQDTWQSNDPPDLVMFDLLCGDFNFNNLRSDHRDLWSHPLFDLYTDPCRTAPGEDKPWTVGTLLKQENMHYKEVNYPEGLERILRDDTMRGLYVYDDETDVGTAAADMAGKHRIDYTMYREGSLSNNCVLQPEEVWFVAQLASLTDHVPFSFKFSSRLDDFQGLVSYESAL
- the LOC136438468 gene encoding sphingomyelin phosphodiesterase 3-like isoform X2 gives rise to the protein MVLHTSEFDSPFLGRLHTGAWALIFPCYWSINHLASLFIATDDELANREEDPCYEHFLQLSFLVPFYLALSLLTAPLALLGFVVWAPLQGRRHPYVYSCSPDTGRHFVPWKHPRVGRSFIVATANLCLLPECAARYNNLRRTQWRAREIGHRVASSQTSPKINIVVESPSEEQSDSGVGVRRDVDSFDSRVSSLPSASQSGNVHAVQLHAEPSCSRHEPNVQGSTNSQGSSVPNAHGSNVAFSLCSDSRRPAPVMCNGFIPGAHAGNKMIHIKRLPALDGASPPPLSDSAAPPAPQDQSDTSTEGTLSPVSPSSTLEYMTACSSLYHTACSTLDSGIAVMDGRHDAPPPPRPGVAHDVAVVFPYQLDFLCLQEVFDKRAGDRLARQLHRWFGYVVRDVGNHSLARNCFVLNSGLLFASRYPILDVAFKHFPEKAKEEYLACKGLLMAKVLLGTTKEQQRIVGYVANTHLQATEGDDQVRLQQLGHIPTWLEEFRQDTWQSNDPPDLVMFDLLCGDFNFNNLRSDHRDLWSHPLFDLYTDPCRTAPGEDKPWTVGTLLKQENMHYKEVNYPEGLERILRDDTMRGLYVYDDETDVGTAAADMAGKHRIDYTMYREGSLSNNCVLKPEEVMFTTQLAALTDHVPVSLRFSAGQKMA